A region of Vitis riparia cultivar Riparia Gloire de Montpellier isolate 1030 chromosome 1, EGFV_Vit.rip_1.0, whole genome shotgun sequence DNA encodes the following proteins:
- the LOC117922558 gene encoding uncharacterized protein LOC117922558 isoform X2 yields MLEGSILAISCCGGSLFIYPKFSSRSVYQRFMEEIAGDDLQIEALPVGSIASDSAVTALLYWQGKIFVGCVDRIIKVYSGQ; encoded by the exons ATGCTGGAAG GGAGTATTCTGGCTATAAGCTGCTGTGGTGGTAGCCTTTTCATTTACCCCAAGTTTTCTTCACGCTCTGTGTATCAACGTTTCATGGAG GAAATAGCAGGAGATGATCTTCAAATAGAAGCATTGCCAGTTGGATCTATTGCTTCCGACTCCGCCGTAACTGCACTGTTATACTGGCAAGGAAAGATTTTTGTTGGCTGTGTTGATAGAATTATCAAG GTGTATTCTGGGCAGTGA
- the LOC117922558 gene encoding uncharacterized protein LOC117922558 isoform X1, giving the protein MVELPHIAGFFIPLLKKWSMEYAGSGVAGSILAISCCGGSLFIYPKFSSRSVYQRFMEEIAGDDLQIEALPVGSIASDSAVTALLYWQGKIFVGCVDRIIKVYSGQ; this is encoded by the exons ATGGTGGAACTGCCACATATAGCGGGATTTTTCATTCCATTGTTGAAGAAGTGGTCTATGGAATATGCTGGAAG TGGTGTTGCAGGGAGTATTCTGGCTATAAGCTGCTGTGGTGGTAGCCTTTTCATTTACCCCAAGTTTTCTTCACGCTCTGTGTATCAACGTTTCATGGAG GAAATAGCAGGAGATGATCTTCAAATAGAAGCATTGCCAGTTGGATCTATTGCTTCCGACTCCGCCGTAACTGCACTGTTATACTGGCAAGGAAAGATTTTTGTTGGCTGTGTTGATAGAATTATCAAG GTGTATTCTGGGCAGTGA